A genomic segment from Roseibium algicola encodes:
- a CDS encoding c-type cytochrome produces MDSFTLNKAAGAVLMVLILTMGVGIVSDIIFHPTIPGKPGYEIVVASAEDSTSEVGAVPEVVPISERLVEASAEDGAKVAKKCAACHDFTQGGANKVGPGLWDVVGRKPGSHEGFGYSSAMTAFGEENPEWTYEELDHFLESPKNFISGTTMGFAGLRKPEDRADLIAYLREQADSPAPLPTE; encoded by the coding sequence ATGGATTCCTTCACGCTGAACAAGGCCGCTGGTGCGGTACTGATGGTTCTGATTCTGACTATGGGTGTCGGCATTGTCTCCGACATCATCTTCCATCCGACGATCCCGGGTAAACCGGGTTATGAAATCGTCGTGGCGTCTGCAGAGGATAGCACCTCGGAAGTCGGCGCGGTTCCGGAAGTGGTGCCGATCTCCGAGCGTCTGGTCGAAGCATCTGCTGAAGACGGCGCGAAGGTGGCCAAGAAATGCGCCGCCTGCCACGACTTCACGCAGGGCGGTGCCAACAAGGTTGGCCCGGGTCTTTGGGATGTCGTCGGCCGCAAGCCTGGTTCTCACGAAGGTTTCGGCTATTCTTCCGCAATGACCGCATTCGGTGAAGAAAATCCGGAGTGGACCTACGAAGAGCTGGATCACTTCCTGGAGTCCCCGAAGAACTTCATCTCCGGCACCACGATGGGTTTTGCCGGTCTGCGTAAACCGGAAGACCGGGCAGACCTGATTGCCTACCTTCGTGAACAGGCCGATTCGCCTGCACCGCTGCCGACCGAGTAA
- a CDS encoding 3-deoxy-manno-octulosonate cytidylyltransferase: METRLTAALVIIPARLAATRLPRKPLADICGKPMIVRVLEQARNADIGPVAVACDDKDIFEAVQDHGGKAVMTRADHASGSDRIHEAAGLIDPDGKHDVILNVQGDVPLIAPEAIRAAFAPLAIADVDLGTIMTEFTNTAFRDDPNFVKAVTTPNGHGHHRALYFTRAVAPHGDGPYYHHIGIYAYRRAALAKFVQLPPSPLEQREKLEQLRALEAGMRIDASVIDSAPMDVNTPEDLERARAAYQTN, from the coding sequence ATGGAGACCCGATTGACCGCTGCTCTTGTGATTATCCCGGCCCGCCTCGCTGCCACCCGACTGCCGCGCAAACCGCTTGCCGACATCTGCGGAAAACCCATGATCGTGCGTGTTCTGGAACAGGCCCGCAACGCGGATATCGGTCCGGTGGCCGTTGCCTGTGATGACAAGGACATTTTCGAAGCGGTGCAGGACCATGGCGGCAAGGCAGTCATGACGCGTGCCGACCACGCTTCCGGATCTGATCGCATTCACGAGGCAGCGGGACTGATCGATCCGGACGGAAAGCACGATGTCATCCTGAACGTGCAGGGTGATGTGCCGCTGATCGCACCGGAAGCCATCCGGGCGGCCTTTGCACCGCTCGCCATTGCCGATGTCGACCTGGGCACCATCATGACCGAGTTCACCAATACCGCCTTCCGGGACGATCCGAATTTCGTCAAGGCAGTCACCACACCCAACGGCCACGGCCATCATCGCGCGCTTTACTTTACCAGGGCCGTCGCCCCGCACGGTGACGGCCCGTACTACCACCACATCGGCATCTATGCCTACCGCAGGGCAGCCCTGGCGAAATTCGTCCAGCTGCCGCCTTCGCCGCTGGAACAGCGTGAAAAGCTGGAGCAGTTGCGGGCCCTGGAAGCGGGCATGCGGATTGATGCCTCCGTCATCGACAGCGCGCCGATGGACGTGAACACGCCCGAAGATCTGGAACGAGCCCGGGCGGCCTATCAGACAAACTGA
- a CDS encoding prephenate dehydratase produces the protein MTDRKRIVFQGETGANSHMACRSVYPDYEAIPCATFEDCFSAMADGSADLAMIPIENSVAGRVADIHHLLPKSDLHIIGEYFMPIRFQLMAVKGAKIEDLKKVQSHVHALGQCRNVIRELGLTAVVGGDTAGSARQIAELGDPSVGALAPEMAAEIYGLDILRRDVEDEAHNTTRFVILSRDKMEAAHNGQPVITTFIFRVRNVPAALYKALGGFATNGVNMTKLESYQLEGQFFASMFYADVEGHPEDPKVALALEELAFFCAELNMLGVYRASPFRDKIREPESNRALRPNPYS, from the coding sequence ATGACCGACAGAAAAAGAATCGTGTTCCAGGGAGAAACCGGTGCCAACTCGCACATGGCCTGCCGGAGCGTTTATCCCGATTACGAAGCCATCCCCTGCGCCACCTTCGAGGACTGCTTTTCGGCCATGGCCGACGGGTCGGCAGACCTTGCCATGATCCCGATCGAGAACTCCGTTGCCGGCCGCGTCGCGGACATTCATCACCTGCTGCCCAAATCGGACCTGCACATCATCGGCGAATATTTCATGCCGATCCGGTTTCAGCTCATGGCGGTCAAGGGTGCAAAGATCGAAGACCTGAAAAAGGTGCAAAGCCATGTGCATGCCCTTGGCCAGTGCCGGAACGTGATCCGTGAACTCGGCCTGACGGCCGTCGTCGGCGGCGATACCGCGGGCTCCGCCCGGCAGATCGCCGAGCTGGGTGATCCGAGCGTCGGCGCTCTTGCGCCGGAAATGGCCGCCGAAATCTACGGTCTGGACATTCTGCGCCGGGATGTGGAGGATGAGGCGCACAACACGACCCGCTTCGTCATTCTCTCGCGCGACAAGATGGAGGCCGCGCACAACGGCCAACCGGTCATCACGACCTTCATCTTCCGGGTTCGCAACGTCCCGGCAGCGCTCTACAAGGCCCTGGGAGGATTTGCCACCAACGGGGTCAACATGACCAAGCTGGAATCCTATCAGCTTGAAGGGCAGTTTTTCGCGTCGATGTTCTATGCGGACGTCGAAGGCCATCCGGAAGATCCGAAGGTGGCCCTGGCGCTCGAGGAGCTGGCCTTCTTCTGTGCCGAGCTGAACATGCTCGGCGTCTACCGGGCAAGCCCGTTCAGGGACAAGATCAGGGAGCCGGAATCCAACCGTGCTCTCCGGCCCAATCCCTACTCGTAA
- a CDS encoding adenosine kinase, with protein MTETRFDALCIGNAICDVFAHVEEDFLLQENLVKGSMRLIDTDEAVRLFDKMGQTVRISGGSAGNTAAGIASLGGRPAYFGKVAEDELGDSYYHDMNGTGVYFNTPRLKEGKPTARSMILITPDGERTMNTYLGACTEFGIADVDEEVVAAAAVTYMEGYLWDPADAKKAFLKAAEIAHANGRQVAITLSDSFCVDRYRSEFQALLTDGVVDLMFANEHELKALYETSDLDSAVNAARDSGALTALTLGENGAMAISREETVKVPAQTVDNVVDLTGAGDLFASGFLFGLARDYKLAEATELGCLCAASVISHVGARPERALKNIAGQSGFEI; from the coding sequence ATGACTGAAACAAGATTTGATGCCCTGTGCATCGGCAATGCCATTTGCGACGTCTTCGCCCATGTCGAAGAGGATTTCCTGCTTCAGGAAAACCTCGTCAAAGGCTCCATGCGCCTGATCGACACCGACGAGGCAGTACGCCTGTTCGACAAGATGGGACAGACCGTCCGCATTTCCGGCGGCAGCGCCGGCAACACGGCGGCTGGCATTGCCTCGCTCGGCGGACGCCCTGCCTATTTCGGCAAGGTTGCCGAGGACGAACTGGGCGACAGCTATTATCACGACATGAACGGCACCGGCGTCTATTTCAACACGCCCCGCCTCAAGGAAGGCAAGCCGACCGCCCGGTCGATGATCCTGATCACGCCGGACGGCGAACGCACGATGAACACCTATCTGGGTGCATGCACCGAATTCGGCATCGCCGATGTTGACGAGGAAGTCGTTGCCGCCGCAGCCGTCACCTACATGGAAGGCTATCTGTGGGACCCGGCAGACGCCAAGAAGGCGTTCCTGAAAGCTGCGGAAATCGCGCATGCAAACGGGCGTCAGGTCGCGATCACCCTGTCCGACTCATTCTGTGTCGACCGCTACCGCAGCGAATTTCAGGCCCTTCTGACCGATGGTGTCGTCGACCTGATGTTCGCCAACGAGCATGAGCTGAAAGCCCTTTACGAAACATCGGATCTGGACAGTGCGGTAAATGCGGCCCGGGACTCCGGTGCCCTGACCGCCCTGACCCTCGGCGAGAACGGTGCGATGGCAATCAGCCGCGAGGAAACCGTCAAGGTTCCCGCGCAGACTGTCGACAACGTGGTTGACCTGACAGGCGCCGGCGACCTGTTTGCCTCCGGCTTCCTGTTCGGACTTGCCCGCGACTACAAGCTCGCGGAAGCCACCGAGCTTGGTTGCCTGTGCGCCGCGAGCGTCATCAGCCACGTCGGCGCCCGGCCGGAACGGGCCTTGAAAAACATCGCCGGCCAGAGCGGCTTCGAGATCTGA
- a CDS encoding amidase family protein has protein sequence MSCRDYVEALIERSERFVDLNAFTQFAPENIRSAARKADEHQANGGPLGPLHGIPVAIKDCIDIAGMATTAATPGLKDHVVNRTASVVTKLENAGALVFGKTNMYELAFGITSNNDHTGPVRNPHDPSRSAGGSSSGSAAAVAAGLVPAALGTDTAGSVRIPASFCGVFGFRPTSGRYKTDGVMPLFPTRDVPGSFTRSAEDLLLLDAVLCGQSERPAIDLRSLRLGLPGKYFLSGLESGVAQAFEETVDQLVSWGVMVVEAEMPEVSSWLGEMSEPIRAWELERALEAYLSVSGAAVDVRSLVAGIAGQYVREEFDGALRGADAKDLAARYEHVISVSLPRCRKQYCAHLEQYKLDAIIFPTTPIAATALGEEGRVVVDGKEVSVWKTMRNTVPATFFGAPGVSLPMARSVRGVPAGLEIDGLPGADRKVLAIAAAIEAMQSKENGMRR, from the coding sequence ATGTCCTGCCGAGACTATGTCGAGGCGTTGATTGAAAGATCAGAACGGTTCGTTGACCTGAATGCCTTCACCCAGTTTGCCCCGGAAAATATCCGCAGCGCTGCGCGCAAGGCCGATGAGCACCAGGCGAACGGTGGGCCCTTGGGGCCGCTGCATGGCATTCCCGTTGCCATCAAGGACTGCATCGACATTGCCGGCATGGCGACGACTGCTGCAACGCCAGGCCTGAAAGATCACGTGGTCAACAGGACCGCATCGGTGGTCACGAAACTGGAAAACGCCGGGGCACTGGTCTTCGGCAAGACCAACATGTACGAGCTCGCCTTCGGCATCACCAGCAACAACGATCACACTGGCCCCGTTCGAAACCCGCACGATCCTTCTCGCTCAGCGGGGGGAAGCAGCAGTGGTTCTGCCGCTGCCGTGGCCGCGGGTCTGGTTCCGGCTGCTCTTGGCACGGACACGGCAGGCTCGGTGCGAATTCCGGCATCATTTTGCGGGGTTTTCGGCTTTCGCCCCACAAGTGGCCGCTACAAGACTGACGGTGTCATGCCCTTGTTTCCAACGCGCGATGTGCCTGGTTCATTTACGCGATCTGCAGAAGATCTGTTGCTTCTGGATGCCGTTTTGTGTGGGCAGAGTGAGCGGCCTGCCATCGACCTTCGAAGCCTGCGGCTTGGTCTTCCCGGAAAGTATTTCCTGTCCGGCCTGGAAAGCGGCGTCGCCCAGGCGTTTGAGGAAACCGTTGACCAGCTTGTCTCTTGGGGTGTCATGGTGGTTGAGGCAGAGATGCCGGAGGTTTCAAGCTGGCTTGGCGAGATGTCGGAGCCAATCCGTGCGTGGGAGCTGGAAAGAGCGCTGGAAGCGTACTTGTCGGTTTCTGGCGCTGCCGTCGATGTTCGGTCGCTCGTTGCCGGCATAGCCGGGCAATACGTTCGTGAGGAATTTGACGGGGCTTTGCGTGGTGCGGACGCCAAGGACCTGGCAGCACGATACGAGCATGTGATTTCCGTGTCGCTCCCCCGGTGTCGCAAGCAATACTGCGCGCATTTGGAGCAGTACAAACTTGACGCGATCATTTTTCCAACGACACCGATTGCGGCAACGGCACTGGGTGAAGAAGGGCGTGTCGTCGTTGACGGCAAGGAAGTGTCTGTCTGGAAGACCATGCGCAACACGGTACCGGCAACATTCTTTGGTGCCCCTGGCGTTAGTTTGCCAATGGCACGGAGTGTTCGCGGAGTACCCGCAGGCCTGGAAATCGATGGGCTGCCGGGAGCAGATCGAAAGGTGCTGGCAATCGCGGCAGCGATTGAAGCAATGCAATCGAAGGAAAACGGCATGCGTCGGTAG
- a CDS encoding SDR family oxidoreductase, whose amino-acid sequence MSDNIKGKVVIITGASSGIGEATAKLLASKGAKIVLGARRTDKLETIANEIKAAGGEAIYQELDVTVPAENEAIVKLAKDTYGKLDVIFLNAGLMPSSPISALKTNEWEQMVDVNVKGVLNGVAAVMPTFAEQKSGHVIATSSVAGLKAYPGGAVYCGTKWFVRSFMEVLRMESAMEGTNIRTATIYPAAINTELLNTISDKGSSEAFHALYDQYGISADRIAAVVEFAVSLPEDTTVNEFTVGPANQPW is encoded by the coding sequence ATGTCCGACAACATCAAGGGAAAAGTCGTCATCATTACCGGAGCCTCCTCCGGCATCGGCGAAGCAACCGCAAAGCTGCTGGCCAGCAAGGGGGCGAAGATCGTGCTGGGTGCACGGCGCACCGACAAGCTCGAAACCATCGCGAACGAGATCAAGGCTGCTGGCGGCGAAGCCATCTATCAGGAGCTGGACGTCACCGTACCGGCTGAAAACGAGGCTATCGTCAAACTGGCGAAGGACACTTACGGAAAACTCGACGTCATTTTCCTGAACGCGGGGCTCATGCCGTCCTCGCCGATTTCCGCACTCAAGACGAACGAGTGGGAGCAGATGGTCGACGTCAACGTCAAGGGCGTGCTGAACGGTGTTGCAGCCGTCATGCCGACCTTTGCCGAACAGAAGTCCGGCCATGTCATCGCGACTTCTTCCGTTGCTGGTCTGAAGGCTTATCCTGGCGGTGCGGTCTATTGCGGCACCAAGTGGTTCGTACGCTCGTTCATGGAAGTCCTGCGGATGGAATCTGCCATGGAAGGCACCAACATCCGCACGGCAACCATCTACCCGGCGGCAATCAACACCGAACTTCTGAACACGATCAGCGACAAGGGCAGTTCCGAAGCTTTCCATGCCCTTTACGACCAGTACGGCATCTCCGCCGACCGGATCGCGGCGGTCGTCGAGTTTGCAGTGTCGCTGCCGGAGGACACGACGGTCAACGAATTCACCGTCGGTCCGGCCAATCAGCCCTGGTAA
- a CDS encoding cyclophilin-like fold protein, producing MIRIKVIVEDVVLPATLDDTLAGRDFAALLPLDLTLTDYHGTEKVADLPRKLDISEAPASYTPRKGDITHYAPWGNIAIFYKPFQNSRGLVRLGAFDGSIDALLGDGPLSVRIEAAD from the coding sequence ATGATCCGCATCAAGGTGATCGTAGAAGACGTTGTGCTTCCGGCGACGCTTGACGATACGCTCGCCGGCAGGGACTTCGCGGCCCTGCTGCCACTTGACCTGACCCTGACCGACTATCACGGGACAGAAAAGGTCGCGGACCTGCCACGCAAGCTCGATATCTCCGAAGCCCCGGCAAGCTACACGCCGCGAAAGGGCGACATCACGCACTACGCGCCCTGGGGAAACATCGCGATCTTCTACAAGCCATTTCAGAATTCCCGGGGCCTCGTGAGGCTCGGCGCATTCGACGGGTCGATCGATGCCCTTCTGGGTGATGGACCGCTTTCGGTCCGCATCGAAGCGGCCGACTGA
- a CDS encoding (R)-mandelonitrile lyase, whose protein sequence is MKRTLATLALVLAAPAAFAQSMEITRSETLAGQLGSGDYFTGTAYVAPVFPPVMNDVSAGHVTFLPGARSAWHTHPAGQMLVVTSGTGWVQERGQEKQIMQAGDVVWCPPDVEHWHGATDTTAVSHYAIQATVDGSAVAWGDHVTDEEYGQ, encoded by the coding sequence ATGAAACGCACCCTTGCAACGCTCGCACTCGTTCTTGCGGCTCCGGCTGCATTTGCACAATCCATGGAAATAACCCGCTCCGAAACCCTGGCGGGCCAATTGGGAAGCGGCGACTATTTTACCGGTACAGCCTATGTCGCCCCTGTTTTCCCGCCTGTCATGAACGATGTCAGCGCCGGTCACGTCACGTTTCTGCCCGGAGCCCGCTCCGCCTGGCATACGCATCCTGCGGGCCAGATGCTGGTCGTGACATCGGGGACCGGCTGGGTGCAGGAGCGCGGCCAGGAAAAGCAGATCATGCAGGCCGGTGATGTGGTCTGGTGCCCGCCTGACGTCGAGCATTGGCACGGCGCGACCGACACCACGGCCGTTTCCCATTACGCAATTCAGGCGACGGTTGACGGGTCCGCCGTTGCCTGGGGCGATCATGTGACGGACGAAGAATATGGCCAGTAA
- a CDS encoding PQQ-dependent sugar dehydrogenase has product MASKLAVQFCGVLFAMLVPVSASAADTVLNGLDYPWDIEAHGGKIYVTEKSGTVGILADGSFTRLPVETSQPILDDRGGGLLGLAISPDFPDTGRIVLYQHYGTPDARMNRVIEAERLGDRWKETRVLVDAIPGHPLYNGGRVAFGPDGMLYITTGWTENRERPQDLGNLAGKILRVTPDGEIPSDNPFAGSPVWSLGHRNPQGLAWDASGQLFAAEHGQSGHDEVNRIERGGNYGWPLIQGDETRDGLLAPLAHSGQSTWAPSGLTSDGDRLLLAGLRVNGILEVTTDGRVSEAYQAGERIRDVLVSDGVIYAITTNRSPRREGASEDRLIRLDP; this is encoded by the coding sequence ATGGCCAGTAAGCTTGCCGTCCAATTTTGTGGCGTCTTGTTTGCGATGCTGGTACCGGTGTCCGCCTCTGCAGCGGACACCGTGCTGAACGGCCTCGACTATCCCTGGGATATCGAAGCCCATGGCGGCAAGATTTATGTGACGGAGAAGAGCGGAACAGTCGGCATCCTTGCCGACGGTTCCTTCACGCGCCTTCCCGTCGAAACCAGTCAGCCGATCCTGGATGACCGCGGCGGCGGCCTGCTTGGTCTGGCCATCAGCCCGGACTTCCCGGACACCGGCCGCATCGTGCTCTACCAGCACTACGGCACCCCGGACGCCCGGATGAACCGTGTCATCGAGGCCGAACGCCTCGGGGATCGATGGAAAGAGACCCGGGTGCTGGTCGACGCAATTCCGGGCCACCCGCTTTACAACGGCGGACGCGTGGCCTTCGGTCCCGACGGCATGCTTTATATCACCACCGGTTGGACCGAAAACAGGGAGCGACCGCAAGACCTCGGCAACCTTGCCGGGAAGATATTGCGCGTGACGCCGGACGGCGAAATCCCTTCGGACAATCCGTTCGCGGGTTCACCGGTCTGGTCGCTCGGCCATCGCAATCCCCAGGGCCTTGCCTGGGACGCCTCCGGGCAGCTCTTCGCAGCCGAGCACGGCCAGTCCGGCCATGACGAGGTGAACCGGATTGAGCGGGGCGGCAACTACGGCTGGCCGCTGATCCAGGGCGATGAAACCCGCGACGGTCTGCTCGCACCGCTGGCGCATTCGGGCCAGAGCACCTGGGCGCCTTCCGGCCTGACCTCGGATGGTGACCGGCTGCTTCTTGCGGGCTTGAGAGTGAACGGCATTCTGGAAGTGACCACCGATGGCCGGGTATCCGAAGCCTACCAGGCGGGAGAACGTATCCGGGACGTGCTTGTGTCGGATGGGGTGATCTATGCAATCACCACAAACCGGTCTCCCCGGCGGGAAGGGGCTTCTGAAGACAGGCTGATCCGGCTTGATCCCTGA
- a CDS encoding LysR family transcriptional regulator, whose amino-acid sequence MLRENINDLIALAAVAEERSFTRAAARLNVSQSALSHTIKGLEQRLGLRLLTRTTRSVAPTIEGEDLLATLTPCLEKIEARLQALNDARDQPTGTVRIVATEYAIESLLWPKLSPVLKAHPLVNVEFVMDYGYTDLADSQCDAGVRYGEQVSEGMISMRIGPDERMVCVGSPDYLDRVGEPETPQDLADHSCINLRLSTHGALYAWEFEDKDGNEIRVKVKGQACFNTINPVMRASVDGHGLALVPERLAQEHLAAGTLRTCLYDFSPSFPGFHLYYPSRQKPSFAFQVVLDALRDRG is encoded by the coding sequence ATGCTCCGAGAAAATATCAATGATCTCATCGCGCTTGCGGCTGTTGCGGAGGAACGCAGTTTCACGCGCGCCGCAGCGCGGTTGAACGTGTCTCAGTCCGCCCTGAGCCACACGATCAAGGGACTGGAGCAACGCCTGGGCCTGAGGCTTTTGACGCGGACAACCCGTTCCGTCGCTCCCACGATCGAAGGCGAAGACCTTCTGGCTACGCTGACACCATGCCTTGAAAAGATCGAGGCCAGGCTTCAGGCACTCAACGATGCACGTGACCAGCCCACAGGAACAGTGAGGATCGTCGCGACGGAATACGCCATAGAAAGCCTCCTTTGGCCGAAGCTGTCTCCGGTTCTCAAGGCCCATCCGCTGGTCAATGTCGAATTCGTCATGGACTACGGATACACGGACCTTGCCGATTCCCAATGTGACGCAGGTGTGCGGTATGGCGAACAGGTCAGCGAGGGCATGATCTCGATGCGTATCGGTCCGGACGAGCGTATGGTCTGTGTCGGATCACCCGACTATCTGGACAGGGTTGGCGAGCCGGAAACACCCCAGGATCTCGCGGACCATAGTTGCATCAACCTGCGGCTTTCCACCCATGGCGCACTCTATGCCTGGGAATTCGAAGACAAGGACGGCAACGAAATCCGGGTGAAGGTAAAGGGACAAGCCTGCTTCAATACGATCAACCCGGTCATGCGTGCGTCCGTGGACGGTCATGGACTGGCACTGGTTCCCGAAAGGTTGGCGCAGGAACATCTTGCGGCCGGAACCTTGCGCACATGTCTTTATGACTTCAGCCCGTCGTTTCCCGGTTTTCACCTTTATTACCCCAGCCGGCAAAAGCCCTCGTTCGCCTTCCAGGTCGTCCTGGATGCCCTGCGGGATCGCGGTTGA
- a CDS encoding carboxymuconolactone decarboxylase family protein, with amino-acid sequence MKSILTAAGLALMATTAAAQDAAGTLPAAVGRVAPALEAYAKDDLFGAEWNGAGLSKRDRALVTFAALMTRHETGNLASHVSLALDSGVTPAEISETITHLAFYTGWGNATAAAEAAAPVFEEREITIEDLPASDPDLLPLNEEAEAARENLVRGNYADVSMGVVDNTRELLFRDLWLRPDLAPRDRSLVTVAALIAAGQPEQMTFHLNRAMDNGLTQEEAGAMLSHLAFYAGWPKVFSALPVAKAVFEKRAQ; translated from the coding sequence ATGAAATCCATTCTCACCGCAGCCGGTCTGGCGTTGATGGCCACGACTGCAGCCGCTCAGGACGCGGCAGGAACCTTGCCTGCAGCCGTTGGCCGCGTTGCCCCGGCACTTGAAGCCTATGCGAAGGACGATCTATTCGGTGCGGAATGGAACGGGGCAGGCCTTTCCAAGAGAGACCGGGCACTGGTCACCTTTGCCGCCCTCATGACGCGGCACGAGACCGGAAATCTTGCAAGCCATGTGTCGTTGGCTCTCGATTCAGGCGTTACACCGGCAGAGATCTCCGAAACCATCACCCACCTCGCCTTCTATACAGGCTGGGGCAATGCCACCGCGGCCGCCGAAGCAGCCGCGCCGGTGTTCGAGGAAAGGGAGATCACCATTGAAGACCTGCCGGCCTCCGACCCGGACCTGCTGCCGCTCAACGAAGAGGCCGAAGCTGCCCGTGAAAACCTCGTACGCGGCAACTATGCGGATGTGAGCATGGGTGTCGTGGACAACACGCGTGAGCTGCTGTTCCGCGATCTCTGGCTGCGTCCCGATCTCGCACCCCGCGACCGGAGCCTCGTGACGGTTGCCGCCTTGATTGCAGCCGGTCAGCCCGAACAGATGACATTTCACCTCAACCGCGCCATGGACAATGGCCTGACACAGGAAGAAGCCGGTGCCATGCTTTCTCACCTGGCATTCTATGCCGGTTGGCCGAAAGTGTTTTCGGCTTTGCCGGTTGCCAAGGCCGTGTTCGAAAAACGCGCACAGTGA